From one Excalfactoria chinensis isolate bCotChi1 chromosome 9, bCotChi1.hap2, whole genome shotgun sequence genomic stretch:
- the SPSB4 gene encoding SPRY domain-containing SOCS box protein 4 isoform X2, with protein MGQKISGSIKSVDVREPPFRPVKRELRGPDFCKPARLDMLLDMPPAKLEIQYKHAWNNEDRSLNIFVKEDDKLTFHRHPVAQSTDCIRGKVGYTRGLHVWQIHWPTRQRGTHAVVGVSTAEAPLHSVGYTSLVGSNSESWGWDLGRNKLYHNCKNQPGVTYPVFLEPDESFVLPDSLLVVLDMDEGTLSFMVDGQYLGVAFRGLKGKKLYPIVSAVWGHCEITMRYINGLDQKADTAQAEEKESDPCRMELT; from the exons ATGGGCCAGAAAATCTCAGGGAGCATAAAGTCTGTGGATGTGAGGGAGCCCCCTTTTAGGCCAGTGAAACGAGAGCTGAGAGGCCCAGATTTCTGTAAGCCTGCGCGGCTGGACATGTTGTTGGATATGCCTCCTGCCAAGCTGGAGATCCAGTACAAACATGCTTGGAACAACGAAGATCgctctttaaatatatttgtaaaggAAGATGATAAACTGACTTTTCACAGACATCCCGTTGCCCAAAGCACAGATTGCATCCGAGGTAAAGTCGGCTACACAAGAGGCCTCCATGTCTGGCAAATCCACTGGCCCACGAGGCAGCGGGGGACTCACGCGGTGGTGGGTGTCTCTACAGCAGAAGCGCCACTGCACTCGGTGGGGTACACGTCACTGGTGGGCAGCAACAGTGAGTCGTGGGGCTGGGATCTGGGACGCAACAAACTTTATCACAACTGTAAAAACCAGCCTGGGGTCACCTATCCTGTCTTTTTGGAACCGGATGAATCTTTTGTACTCCCAGACTCCTTACTGGTGGTTTTGGATATGGACGAAGGAACGCTCAGCTTTATGGTAGATGGACAGTATCTCGGAGTGGCCTTCAGAGGACTAAAAGGGAAAAAACTTTACCCGATAGTCAGTGCAGTTTGGGGGCACTGTGAAATTACAATGCGATACATCAATGGACTTGACC AGAAAGCAGACACAGCCcaagcagaggagaaggaaagtgATCCATGTAGAATGGAACTGACCTAA